In Sphingomonas crocodyli, a genomic segment contains:
- a CDS encoding peptidylprolyl isomerase: protein MISFFRRALSSWVVLGLLGLILVAFIVTGVSTPSSLGAGDGGTTIAKVGGKSVSSVELIRRAQNELEAQRRQQPGVDPQGFVANGGFDRVATSLIGARAIDVWGKKAGFAISKRLVDAEIASIPAFRGVTGQFDQTAMRQILAQQRITERDLRNDIAGDLLRNQAMSALAGSVMTPTKVASPYATLLIEKRIGRVAIVPLAAVADTRVPTDAEVAAFYKARIANYTQPETRVLRYAVFGAEQVAGKTKPSEADVAAYYKEHAAEYAARESRDLSQLIVPTQAQANAIAAKAKSGGSLADAAKASGLEAAELKDQSKADFAGSATTALADAVFAAPAGGVIGPVKAPLGWYVVKVAKVGGVPAKSLDQARPEIEAALTKEKGDNALADLSAAIEGAIADGASFEEVAKNNNLTVITTPPVLANGTAPSQPGWKAPPELAALLKSGFEAAAEDDPTVEAVVPNQRYAMLGVSQVIAPTPIPLATVRAAVSRDIVVDRTAKRAQQIATAIRDKVKKGVALEKAVAEAGVKLPPIQPAAARQLDLSRLQPDQIPAPIRALFRLSPGKAAMASDTRGGALFVVVLDKVEPADLKMVPGLVDQTRGELANAQTGELVEQFVNAVGQDIGTSRDAAAIAAAKKTFVGQ from the coding sequence ATGATCTCCTTCTTCCGCCGCGCGCTTTCGTCCTGGGTCGTGCTGGGTCTGCTAGGCCTGATCCTGGTTGCGTTCATCGTGACGGGCGTCAGCACGCCGTCCTCGCTGGGCGCCGGAGACGGCGGCACCACGATCGCCAAGGTGGGCGGCAAGTCGGTCAGCTCGGTCGAACTGATCCGCCGCGCGCAGAACGAACTGGAGGCGCAGCGCCGCCAGCAGCCGGGCGTCGATCCCCAGGGCTTCGTCGCCAATGGCGGATTCGATCGGGTGGCGACGTCGCTGATCGGCGCGCGTGCGATCGACGTGTGGGGCAAGAAGGCGGGCTTCGCGATCAGCAAGCGCCTCGTCGATGCCGAAATCGCCAGCATCCCCGCTTTCCGCGGCGTGACCGGCCAGTTCGATCAGACCGCGATGCGCCAGATTCTCGCGCAGCAGCGGATTACCGAGCGTGACCTGCGCAACGACATTGCCGGCGATCTGCTGCGCAATCAGGCAATGTCGGCACTGGCCGGTTCGGTGATGACGCCCACCAAGGTCGCATCGCCTTATGCCACTCTGCTGATCGAAAAGCGCATCGGCCGGGTCGCGATCGTTCCGCTCGCCGCCGTCGCAGATACGCGCGTGCCGACCGATGCCGAGGTCGCCGCCTTCTACAAGGCGCGCATCGCCAACTATACCCAGCCCGAAACCCGCGTGCTGCGCTACGCCGTGTTCGGGGCGGAGCAAGTGGCGGGCAAGACCAAGCCCAGCGAAGCCGACGTCGCAGCCTATTATAAGGAGCATGCGGCCGAATATGCCGCGCGCGAAAGCCGCGACCTTTCGCAGCTGATCGTCCCCACGCAGGCGCAGGCAAATGCCATCGCTGCCAAGGCGAAGTCCGGCGGATCGCTGGCCGATGCCGCGAAGGCGAGCGGGCTGGAAGCCGCCGAACTGAAGGACCAGAGCAAGGCCGACTTTGCAGGCAGCGCCACCACCGCCCTTGCCGACGCCGTGTTCGCCGCACCCGCTGGCGGCGTGATCGGCCCGGTCAAGGCGCCGCTCGGCTGGTATGTCGTTAAGGTCGCGAAGGTTGGCGGCGTTCCCGCCAAGTCGCTCGATCAGGCGCGGCCGGAGATCGAAGCCGCGCTGACCAAGGAAAAAGGCGACAACGCGCTGGCCGATCTCTCCGCCGCGATCGAAGGCGCGATCGCCGATGGCGCGAGCTTCGAGGAAGTCGCGAAGAACAACAATCTGACCGTCATCACCACCCCGCCCGTCCTGGCCAACGGCACCGCGCCGTCGCAGCCCGGCTGGAAGGCGCCGCCCGAACTGGCCGCGTTGCTCAAGTCGGGCTTCGAAGCGGCTGCGGAGGATGATCCCACGGTCGAGGCGGTCGTACCCAACCAGCGTTATGCGATGCTGGGCGTCTCGCAGGTGATCGCGCCGACGCCGATCCCGCTCGCCACCGTGCGGGCCGCCGTTTCGCGCGACATCGTGGTCGATCGCACCGCCAAGCGCGCGCAGCAGATCGCCACCGCGATCCGCGACAAGGTGAAGAAGGGCGTCGCGCTTGAAAAGGCGGTTGCCGAGGCGGGCGTGAAACTGCCCCCGATCCAGCCCGCGGCCGCCCGCCAGCTCGATCTGTCGCGCCTGCAGCCCGATCAGATCCCTGCGCCGATCCGTGCGCTGTTCCGCCTGAGCCCCGGCAAGGCGGCAATGGCATCGGATACGCGCGGCGGCGCGCTGTTCGTCGTCGTCCTCGACAAGGTCGAGCCGGCAGATTTGAAGATGGTCCCCGGCCTGGTCGATCAGACCCGCGGCGAACTGGCGAATGCGCAGACCGGCGAACTGGTCGAGCAGTTCGTCAACGCCGTCGGCCAGGATATCGGCACGAGCCGCGATGCGGCCGCGATCGCTGCGGCGAAAAAGACCTTCGTCGGCCAGTGA
- a CDS encoding anthranilate synthase component I family protein, with product MNIAAAPDVADRSALEALRAGKPALVWRRQVADTDTPVAAALKLIEPGRGDFLLESVEGGATRGRYTLMGLAPDLMFRARGDAAEINRLWATDREAFEPIEGGALAAMRDLVTRCRMDVPEGLPPALACLVGYFAYETIGLVERLPRPAPNPLDLPDMLFARPTTVLVFDRLSDALWLVAPLWPETPGTPEAKIAQGIARIEEQAAKLAQPLPVRAIDPIDPATIVPEPQLPPGRYSDMVLKAKDYIAAGDIFQVVLAQRFAVPFALPPIELYRALRRINPSPFLYFLDLPGFAVIGSSPEILVRARDGEVTIRPIAGTRPRGKTAVEDAHNRDSLLADPKERAEHLMLLDLGRNDVGRVASAGTVEVTDSYTVEYYSHVMHIVSNVVGRLDPAKDALDALFAGFPAGTVSGAPKVRACEIIAELEPETRGAYAGGVGYFSPDGSMDSCIVLRTAIVKEGVMHVQSGAGIVADSDPIYEQRECEAKAGALIAAAREAATRSLSADFGQ from the coding sequence GTGAACATAGCGGCCGCCCCCGACGTCGCGGATCGCTCCGCGCTGGAAGCCCTGCGCGCCGGCAAGCCCGCGCTCGTCTGGCGCCGCCAGGTCGCCGACACCGACACGCCGGTCGCCGCCGCGCTCAAGCTGATCGAGCCGGGCCGGGGCGACTTCCTGCTCGAATCGGTCGAAGGCGGCGCCACGCGCGGCCGCTACACCTTGATGGGCCTCGCGCCCGACCTGATGTTCCGCGCGCGCGGCGACGCGGCCGAGATCAACCGCCTCTGGGCAACCGACCGCGAAGCGTTCGAGCCGATCGAGGGCGGCGCGCTGGCCGCGATGCGCGATCTGGTCACGCGCTGCCGGATGGACGTGCCCGAGGGGCTGCCGCCCGCGCTCGCCTGCCTCGTCGGCTATTTCGCCTATGAGACGATCGGGCTGGTGGAGCGCCTGCCCCGCCCTGCCCCCAATCCGCTCGACCTGCCCGACATGCTGTTCGCGCGGCCGACGACGGTGCTGGTGTTCGATCGCCTGTCCGATGCGCTGTGGCTGGTCGCGCCCTTGTGGCCCGAAACGCCCGGCACGCCCGAGGCGAAGATCGCGCAGGGGATCGCGCGGATCGAGGAGCAGGCCGCAAAGCTCGCACAACCGCTGCCCGTGCGCGCGATCGACCCGATCGATCCCGCCACGATCGTCCCCGAACCGCAGCTTCCGCCCGGCCGCTATTCGGACATGGTGCTGAAGGCGAAGGATTACATCGCGGCGGGCGACATCTTCCAGGTGGTGCTGGCGCAGCGTTTCGCGGTGCCCTTCGCACTGCCGCCGATCGAACTGTATCGCGCGCTGCGCCGGATCAATCCGTCGCCCTTCCTCTACTTCCTCGATCTGCCCGGCTTCGCGGTGATCGGGTCGTCGCCCGAAATCCTGGTGCGCGCGCGCGACGGCGAAGTGACGATCCGCCCGATCGCGGGCACGCGTCCGCGCGGCAAGACCGCAGTGGAGGATGCGCATAATCGCGACAGCCTGCTCGCCGATCCCAAGGAGCGCGCCGAGCATCTGATGCTGCTCGATCTGGGGCGCAACGATGTCGGCCGGGTGGCGAGCGCGGGCACCGTCGAGGTGACCGACAGCTACACGGTCGAATATTACAGCCACGTCATGCACATCGTATCGAACGTGGTCGGCCGGCTCGATCCGGCGAAGGACGCGCTCGACGCTTTGTTCGCAGGCTTCCCCGCCGGCACCGTTTCGGGCGCGCCCAAGGTGCGCGCATGCGAGATCATCGCCGAACTCGAACCCGAGACGCGCGGCGCCTATGCGGGCGGCGTCGGATATTTCTCGCCCGACGGATCGATGGACAGTTGCATCGTCCTGCGCACCGCGATCGTGAAGGAAGGCGTGATGCATGTGCAGTCGGGCGCAGGCATCGTTGCGGACAGCGATCCTATTTACGAACAGCGCGAATGTGAGGCGAAAGCTGGCGCATTGATCGCTGCAGCGCGGGAGGCAGCAACACGGTCTCTATCTGCGGATTTTGGCCAATAA
- a CDS encoding outer membrane protein yields MRLQLTTTAALAVLAFGATSAAAQDTASTSWTGPYVGGQLGYSWQPSDGDETITFDRGLDGTFGDTVVTGTGANAFSPGFCGGRYNNGTRAGGCRKDNDATAWKLHAGYDYQFGTGPSGFVVGAVAEGGVSYLYDYVTAFSTTPNAYTIGSRLTENYALRGRAGYAASTGTMIYGTGGATYGKIRNRYRNANNLPFSVNDRSKWQWGWNYGGGIEQKVGKFSVGALYLFTVMDNDDFVVRQTGAAPFTATNPQGTDFRRTFSKFAFHQLLATVSYRF; encoded by the coding sequence ATGCGGCTTCAACTCACCACCACGGCGGCGCTTGCCGTCCTCGCTTTCGGAGCGACCTCCGCGGCGGCGCAGGACACTGCTTCGACCAGCTGGACCGGCCCCTATGTCGGCGGTCAGCTTGGCTATTCGTGGCAGCCTTCGGATGGCGACGAGACCATCACGTTCGATCGCGGCCTCGACGGCACCTTCGGCGACACCGTCGTCACCGGCACCGGCGCCAACGCCTTCTCGCCGGGCTTCTGCGGCGGCCGTTACAACAATGGCACCCGCGCCGGCGGCTGCCGCAAGGACAATGACGCGACCGCGTGGAAGCTCCATGCCGGTTACGACTATCAGTTCGGCACCGGTCCGTCGGGCTTCGTCGTCGGTGCGGTCGCCGAAGGCGGCGTTTCGTACCTGTACGACTATGTCACCGCGTTCAGCACCACCCCGAACGCCTACACGATCGGCTCGCGCCTGACCGAAAACTATGCCCTGCGCGGCCGCGCGGGCTATGCGGCCAGCACCGGCACGATGATCTACGGCACCGGCGGCGCGACCTACGGCAAGATCCGTAACCGCTATCGCAACGCCAACAACCTGCCCTTCTCGGTCAACGACCGCAGCAAGTGGCAGTGGGGCTGGAACTATGGCGGCGGCATCGAGCAGAAGGTCGGCAAGTTCTCGGTCGGCGCGCTCTATCTGTTCACGGTGATGGACAATGACGACTTCGTCGTTCGTCAGACGGGCGCTGCGCCCTTCACGGCGACCAACCCGCAGGGCACCGACTTCCGTCGGACCTTCTCGAAGTTCGCCTTCCACCAGCTCCTCGCGACGGTCAGCTACCGCTTCTGA
- a CDS encoding DUF7079 family protein, which yields MLTSDEIERRMPVWTALADLFLDAELDKADYRRIAGSVRTSGYDLAVVECILRDEVLPAFAFNLLEIAGEWAGWHEDDVRTIMTGAIARRPGIGTRIKKALLWRDIERKWRKIADIALSAE from the coding sequence ATGCTGACCAGCGACGAAATCGAGCGGCGCATGCCCGTCTGGACTGCGCTGGCGGATCTGTTCCTCGATGCCGAACTCGACAAGGCGGATTATCGTAGGATAGCCGGTTCGGTTCGGACGTCCGGCTACGACCTTGCAGTCGTCGAATGCATCTTGCGGGATGAGGTTCTGCCGGCTTTCGCTTTCAATCTGCTTGAAATAGCCGGCGAATGGGCGGGATGGCACGAGGATGACGTGCGCACCATCATGACAGGTGCAATAGCGCGGCGGCCGGGGATCGGCACGCGGATCAAGAAAGCGTTGTTATGGCGCGACATCGAAAGGAAATGGCGCAAGATCGCCGACATCGCGTTGTCAGCAGAATAG
- a CDS encoding Do family serine endopeptidase has product MRYAYAITAALLAGGATATLTMQQPAGAQVAQNAPGTIDAGAPRPGAPMSFADLAARLQPAVVNISTTQKIQVRGSGNNAFAGTPFEELFKRFGGGTDESGKPITREATSLGSGFIISPDGYVVTNNHVISGGPQAQGNAVVSSITVTLPDRKEYKATVVGRDSASDLALLKIDIKNAPFVQFGDSTQTRVGDWVVAIGNPFGLGGTVTAGIVSALHRSIGAGQLYDRYIQSDASINQGNSGGPMFDLKGNVIGINTAIFSPTGGNVGIGFAIPAEEAKPIIETLKSGNKIKRGYLGVGIQPMTEDIAAGLGLPKDRGEIVARVEPGEAAARAGIRQGDVIVKVNNQEVTPDNTLSYIVSRSKVGSSIPIELIREGQRKTVNVTIGERPPEDQLSGDATTDDEDGDSGNGAPTNPSADESTRATIGLGFQALTPDIARRLGVPTTLRGVVINYVDPSSDAGAQGFQARDVILQINNVPVSTVQAAAAQIAAAKKAGKKTVLLFAQRGTNPARYIGVQLKD; this is encoded by the coding sequence GTGCGCTACGCATATGCGATTACCGCTGCCTTGCTGGCGGGCGGTGCGACGGCAACCCTGACGATGCAGCAGCCCGCGGGCGCGCAGGTCGCGCAGAACGCGCCGGGCACGATCGATGCCGGTGCACCGCGCCCCGGCGCGCCGATGAGCTTCGCCGATCTCGCTGCCAGGCTGCAGCCGGCGGTCGTCAACATTTCGACCACGCAGAAGATTCAGGTGCGCGGCAGCGGCAACAATGCCTTTGCCGGCACCCCGTTCGAGGAGCTGTTCAAGCGCTTCGGCGGCGGCACCGATGAAAGCGGCAAGCCGATCACGCGGGAAGCGACCTCGCTCGGCTCGGGCTTCATCATCTCGCCCGACGGCTATGTCGTGACCAACAATCACGTCATTTCAGGCGGCCCGCAGGCGCAGGGCAATGCGGTGGTCAGCTCGATCACCGTCACTCTGCCCGATCGCAAGGAATATAAGGCGACCGTGGTGGGCCGCGACAGCGCGTCGGATCTGGCGCTGCTGAAGATCGATATCAAGAACGCGCCCTTCGTGCAGTTCGGCGATTCGACGCAGACCCGCGTGGGCGACTGGGTCGTCGCGATCGGCAATCCGTTCGGGCTGGGCGGCACCGTGACCGCGGGCATCGTCTCTGCGCTGCACCGTTCGATCGGCGCGGGCCAGCTTTACGATCGCTACATCCAGAGCGATGCTTCGATCAATCAGGGGAATTCGGGCGGACCGATGTTCGACCTGAAGGGCAATGTGATCGGCATCAACACCGCGATCTTCTCTCCCACCGGCGGCAATGTCGGCATCGGCTTTGCTATCCCGGCGGAAGAAGCCAAGCCGATCATCGAGACGCTCAAGTCGGGCAACAAGATCAAGCGCGGCTATCTGGGCGTCGGTATCCAGCCGATGACCGAGGATATTGCGGCGGGCCTGGGTCTGCCCAAGGATCGCGGCGAAATCGTCGCGCGGGTCGAGCCGGGCGAGGCCGCTGCGCGCGCCGGCATCCGCCAGGGCGACGTGATCGTGAAGGTGAACAACCAGGAAGTCACGCCGGACAACACCCTGTCCTACATCGTCTCGCGCTCGAAGGTGGGCAGCTCGATCCCGATCGAATTGATCCGCGAAGGCCAGCGCAAGACTGTGAACGTCACGATCGGCGAGCGTCCGCCCGAGGATCAGCTTTCGGGCGATGCGACCACCGATGATGAGGATGGCGACAGCGGCAATGGCGCGCCGACCAATCCGTCGGCCGACGAGAGCACCCGTGCGACGATCGGCCTCGGCTTCCAGGCGCTGACGCCCGATATCGCGCGCCGTCTGGGCGTGCCGACCACGCTGCGCGGCGTCGTGATCAACTATGTCGATCCGTCGAGCGACGCGGGCGCGCAGGGCTTCCAGGCGCGCGATGTGATCCTGCAGATCAACAATGTGCCGGTGTCGACCGTTCAGGCGGCCGCGGCGCAGATCGCGGCGGCGAAGAAGGCCGGCAAGAAGACGGTGCTTCTGTTCGCGCAGCGCGGCACCAATCCGGCCCGCTATATCGGCGTGCAACTGAAGGACTGA
- the hflC gene encoding protease modulator HflC: MSLSDTLAGRRMIALSITALILLFVLANTIAIVPETKQALIVRTGEPVTVYNAYRPNQEFGRTGAGLIARIPFVENIVWIDKRVLDFDMQRQSVLSTDQLRLEVDAYARFRIINPLRMYITAGSERRVGEALRPILGSSLRNELGKRPFAALLSPERGQVMDNIQDRLNKVAAQYGAQIVDVRIKRADLPDGTPLESAFQRMRTAREQEARSILAEGRKQAQIITAEADAQAAATYAASFGKDPEFYDFYRAMQSYRMTFGTDGTEAPGAASVILSPDNEYLKQFKGRR; encoded by the coding sequence ATGAGCCTGTCCGATACCCTTGCCGGGCGCCGCATGATCGCGTTGTCGATCACCGCCCTCATCCTGCTGTTCGTGCTGGCGAACACGATCGCGATCGTGCCGGAAACCAAGCAGGCGCTGATCGTCCGTACTGGTGAGCCGGTCACCGTCTATAACGCCTATCGTCCGAACCAGGAGTTCGGGCGCACCGGCGCCGGGCTGATCGCGCGCATTCCGTTCGTCGAGAATATCGTCTGGATCGACAAGCGCGTGCTCGATTTCGACATGCAGCGTCAGTCGGTGCTGTCGACCGATCAGCTGCGGCTCGAGGTCGATGCCTATGCGCGCTTCCGGATCATCAATCCGCTGCGCATGTATATCACCGCCGGTTCCGAACGCCGGGTGGGTGAGGCGCTGCGCCCGATCCTAGGGTCGTCGCTGCGCAACGAACTGGGCAAGCGTCCGTTCGCGGCTTTGCTCAGCCCCGAACGCGGTCAGGTGATGGACAATATTCAGGACCGGCTGAACAAGGTCGCCGCCCAATATGGCGCGCAGATCGTCGACGTGCGGATCAAGCGCGCCGACCTGCCCGACGGCACCCCGCTCGAAAGCGCGTTCCAGCGGATGCGGACCGCGCGTGAGCAGGAGGCTCGATCGATTCTGGCCGAAGGGCGCAAGCAGGCGCAGATCATCACGGCGGAGGCCGATGCGCAGGCGGCGGCGACCTATGCCGCCAGCTTCGGCAAGGATCCCGAATTCTACGATTTCTACCGCGCGATGCAGTCCTATCGCATGACCTTCGGTACCGATGGAACCGAGGCACCGGGGGCTGCGTCTGTCATCTTGTCCCCGGACAATGAATATCTGAAGCAATTCAAGGGACGGCGCTGA